ATCGAAACCGATGGACGGCCCCCGGACCACCTCGCGCACGACGATGGGCGAGGTGCTGGCCGGTGCGGTCGGGTCGATGGCCTTCAGCACCACATGCGCCACCATCGCCAGCGGCAGGTCGGCAAGCGCGCGGAAGGGAGCGAAGTCGGTCGCCTCCAGCGTCGCGCGGTCGGCCTCCACCACCGGCAGTTCGGCATGGCTGTCGGCGAAGGCGCGGCCATGGCCGGGGATATGCTTGAGCACCGGCAGCACGCCGCCGGCAAGCAGCCCGTCGGCAGTGGCACGGGCCAGCGCGATCACCACGGCGGGATCGCGCGAGAAGGCGCGGTCGCCGATGATGTCGTGCGCGCCCTCCACCGGCACATCGCACACAGGCGCGCAGTCCACCGTGATGCCGACCTCCGTCAGCATATGGGCGAGCAGCCGGCCGTTGATCCAAGCGGCCTCTTGGGCGGCCTCTTGGGCGGCTTCGCGCCCGGCAGCGGCATCGCGCCCGGCCAGCGCGCCGAACACGCCCATCGGCGGGTGGGCGGGCCAATGCGGCGGGCGCATCCGCGCGACCCGGCCGCCTTCCTGGTCGATCAGGACGGGAGCGTCGGGTCGGCCGACACTGGCGCGCAGATCGTCGACCAGCCGGCGCATCTGGTCGCGGTTGTCGCAGTTGCGGCGGAACAGGATGAAGCCGAGCGGATCGGCATCGCGGAAGAAGGCCGCCTCGGCGGGCGTCACCTCCAGCCCGGCGCAGCCGTAGACGACTGCGCGCGGGTGATCAGCCGGAGTGGCGGAGGCCACAGAACGAAGGCTCGCGGAGTCGGGGCCGACAGACTTAGGGACGGACAACCACACACCCCACATTCTGTGCGCGCAGCTGGGCGCAGACCGATTTCGCCCGCGCCTCGTCGGCGCCGGCGCCCTGAACCCGGTAGAACACGCCCTTGTCACCCAGTTCGACCTTGGCAACCTGCATCGACAGGCCACCCAGGGCATCCGGGTGGCGTCCGGCAATGCGGCGCCATTCGGCCGCGGCCTCGCCTTCGCTGCGGACGGAGGCGAGCTGGATGCGCCAGCCGCCGCTGCCGCCGGTGACGGCGGGGGCGGTTTTCGCCGGCTGCGCCGCCGCCTTGGCCGGGGCGGCGGCAGGCGGGGACCCCGCCTCCAGCTTGGCGATCAGCTGGCCGACCGAGGGGGCTGCATTCTGTTGCTGTTGTGCCTGGGGCGGAGGAGCGGACGGCGGCTTCACCGCGGCGACCTGCTGCTGCGGAACCGCGGCGGGCTTTGCCGGAACGGCCGCGGGTTGCTGCGGCTTGCCGGCCGCACCCGGTGCCAGCTGGGCAGAGGGCATCTGGGCCGTCGGAGGCGCGGCCGGCAGGGCGGGAAGCCCAGGCGCCGGCTCGGGCGGTGCCAACGGCGCGGCGGCGGCAACCGCGGCGGCGACGCTGTCCCGCGGCACGGTGGCGGTGGCCCCCGGCGGAAGCTGTCCCACGGACGGCACCGACGGCAGAGGCACCACGGCCGGCATCTGCGGCGTTACCACCGGGCGCGGCAGCGGCACCTCCGGCGGCGGCAGCAACCGTTCAACCATCTGGCCGCGCCCGCCTTCATGGTCGCGCAACCGCTCGTAAGCCAGGATGTCCTGGTGCGGCACCTCCAGCCCGCCGGGCTGGTCGGGGCGCGCTTTGACCGGACCGGGGTCGGCGGTCAACAGCGGCGGGCCGTCGCCCGACAGCCGCGCAGGACCGCGCAGACCGACGACCGCCGCACCGGCGAACGCAACGACGCCGACCACGGCAAAGCCCAGCGCCAGCAGCCCGCGCCTGTTCGCGGACTGATGAGGCGGCATCCCATAGGGGTTGGCCGCGTAGTTGACGTCGCCGTCGTACTTCATGAACGCAGTTCCTCCACCGGCTCCACACCCATCACCGTCAGGCCCGAGGCGATGACCGTCGCCACCGCGGCGATCAGCGCCAGACGGGCCGTCGTCAGCTCCGCATCGCCCTCGATCAGGAAGCGCAGCGAGGCATCGTCGCGGCCCCGGTTCCACAGCGCGTGGAAGTCGCTGGCGAGGTCGTAGAGGAAGAAGGCGATGCGGTGCGGCTCATGCGCCTCCGCCGCCGCCTCGACCACGCGCGGCCAGGTGGCCATGCGCTTGGCGAGCGCCATCTCCTCCTCGGCATCGAGGCGGGCGAGGTTCGCCGCCGCGGCCAGGGCGGCCGGCGTCTGGTCCAGCTGCGGCAGGGCGGTTGCGGCATGGCGCAGGACCGAGCGGCAGCGGGCGTGGGCGTACTGCACGTAGAAGACCGGATTGTCCTTCGACTGCTCCGTCACCTTGGCGAAGTCGAAATCCAGCGTCTGGTCGTTGCGGCGGGTCAGCATGATGAAGCGGACCACGTCCTTTCCGACCTGATCGATCACGTCGCGCAGCGTCACGAAGGTGCCGGCGCGCTTGGACATCTTCACCGGCTGTCCGTTCTGCATCAGGTGGACCAGCTGGCAGAGCTTGACGTCCAGCTCGGCGGCACCGCCGGAGATCGCCCGCGTCGCGGCCTGCATACGCTTGACATAACCGCCATGGTCGGCGCCCAGCACGTCGATCAGCGACGCCGCCCCACGCCGGTACTTGTCATAGTGATAGGCGATGTCGTTGGCGAAATAGGTGAAGGAGCCGTCCGACTTCTTCAACGGCCGGTCGACGTCGTCGCCGAACTCGCTCGACTTGAACAGGGTCTGCGGGCGCGGCTCCCAATCGTCGGGCTTCTTGCCCTTCGGCGGCTCCAGCACGCCGGTGTAGATCAGGCCGCGCTCCTCCAGCGCCGCCAGCGCCGTCTGGACCGCACCCGCCGTCACCAGGGCGCGCTCGCTGCTGTAGACATCCATCGTGACGCCGAGAGCGCCCAGATCCTCGCGGATCCAGCCCATGATCATGCCGATGGCGAAGTCACGGCAGGCCGGCAGCCATTCGGACTCGTCCGTGCCGACCCAGCGGTTGCCGTCGCGCTCCGCCAGGGCCTGCCCGACCTCCTTCAGATACTCGCCGGGATAGAGGCCGGCCGGAATCTCGCCGACCTGCTCGCCCAGCGCCTCGCGGTAGCGGATGAAGGCGGAGCGGCCAAGCACATCGACCTGCGCGCCGGCATCGTTGATGTAGTACTCGCGGGTGACGGCGTAGCCGGCCTTCTGCAGCAGCGCTGCCAGCGCGTCGCCGAACACGGCGCCACGGCCATGGGCGGCGTGCAGCGGGCCGGTCGGGTTGGCCGACACATACTCCACATTGACCGGCGCGTTGCCGCCCAGTTCGCTGTCGCCATAGGCGGTGCCGGCGGTCAGCACGTCGCGGATGCGGTCGCGCCAGACATCGGGCGTCAGGCGCAGGTTGACGAAGCCCGGACCGGCGATCTCGACCGACGCCACGTCGGCGCGGCCCTTCAGCTTGGCCACCAGCAGCTCCGCCAGGGCGCGCGGCGCCATCTTCGCCGGCTTCGCCAGGATCATCGCGGCGTTGGTGGACAGGTCGCCATGCGAGGCCTCGCGCGGCGGCTCGACCGTCAGACGGCTGCTGTCCAGCCCGGCGGGGATCGCACCCTCGGCGGCCAGATCTTCCAGCAGCTTGCGAATATCGGTCTCGAAGGCCTTGAAAATATTCATCGTCTCAGGTCGTCTTTTCAGGAGGTCACAGGAGCCTGACGGCTCAGGTCTTCACATGCAGGTCGAACAGCCGGTCATGCTCGGCCAGCGCATAGCGGTCGGTCATGCCGGCGATGTAGTCGGCCACATGACGGGCGCGCACCGCAAGATCGGCGTCGCCCCCATTTTTGGCGATATCGCGCTGCCATTCGGTCGGCAGGGTGTTCGGCTCGTCCATGAACAGCTGGAACAGGTCGCGCACCACGCGCTTGCACTTGCTCATCTCGCGGTTCACGCGATAGTGACGGTACATGCGCTGGCGCAGGAAGGCGCGCAGGGGCCGCTGCGCCTCCAGCATCCCGTCGGAGAAGCTGACCATCGCCAGCGGCAGAGCACGCAGTTCCGCGGCGCTGCCCGGCCTGTGCTCCGCCAGCCGCCGCCGCGTCTCCGTCACCAGATCGACGACCATGGCGTTGATCATCCGCCGCACGGTCTCGTGGATCAGGCGGGAGCGCTCCAGCCCCGGATAGCGGTCGCAGACCTCGCGGACCAGCGGGCCGACCAGCGGCAGCTCCGCCACCTCGTCCACTGTGAACAGGCCGGCGCGCAAGCCATCGTCGATGTCGTGGTTGTTGTAGGCGATGTCGTCGGCCAGCGCCGCCACCTGCGCCTCGGCCCCCGGATTGGTGTGCAGTTCCAGGTCCCAGTCGCCCTGGAAGGCGGCGATGGTGGTGGGCAGGCGGTGGCCGGGCAGCAGCGGCAGCAGCGGGCCGTTGTGCTTGACCACCCCCTCCAGCGCTTCCCAGGTCAGGTTCAGCCCGTCGAACTCGGCATAGCGCCGTTCCAGCCGCGTCAGGATGCGCAGGGTCTGGTCGTTGTGGGCAAAGCCGCCGTATGGCTCCATGCAGGCGTTCAGCGCCTCTTCCCCGGCATGTCCGAAGGGGGTGTGGCCCAGGTCGTGGGCCAGCGCCACCGCCTCCGCCAGATCCTCGTTCAGGCCGAGCGTGCGGCTGATCGAGCGCGCGATCTGCGCCACCTCCAGGCTGTGGGTCAGCCGGGTGCGGTAATAGTCGCCCTCGTGATAGACGAAGACCTGCGTCTTGTGCTTGAGCCGGCGGAAGGCCCCGGAATGCACGATACGGTCGCGGTCGCGCTGGAAGCACGAGCGCGTCGGGCTTTCCGGCTCCGCCACCAGCCGCCCGCGCGTGTCCGCCGGGTTGCAGGCATAGGGAGCCAGCCGATCGTGAAAACAGTCCGCCATCATGGGGCGGACACTACCGGCGGGGGGACGCGGGTGCAACGGCGAAGGCGTGCTATGCCCCGGCCCCCGGCGCCGGCGGCAGACAAGCGTGCCAGAAGCGCAACGGTTCGGCGCAATGGAGCCCATACTTTGACGAAGGCGTCGTTCCCCCTTACATTTATGGTAACTCCCGCACCGCACCAAAGGGGCCACCCCATGCCCGATACCGCACTCCCCACCGAAGCCCGCGTCCTCGGCGTCAGCGAAAGCGCCGCCAGGCGCGTCGCCTTCCTGATCGAGCAGGAGGGCAATCCCAACCTGATGCTGCGCCTGACCGTGTCCGGCGGCGGCTGCTCCGGCTTCCAGTACGGGTTCAGCTTCGACGAGACCGCAACCGACGAGGACCATGTCTTCGAAAAGGACGGCACGAAGGTGGTCACTGACGACTCCTCGCTCGACCTGCTCGCCGGCGCGACGCTGGATTACGTCGAGGACCTGATGGGTGCCGCCTTCCAGATCAAGAACCCGAACGCCACCGCGTCCTGCGGCTGCGGCAACTCCTTCGCGGTCTAAGGCCGCCGTCGGAAGCCAAAGATAAAGAAGAAAAGGCAGGCCCGTTTCGTGAAGATCGCCACCTGGAACGTCAACTCGGCGAAGGCCCGCCTTCCGCTGATCACCGACTGGCTGCGCGCGACGTCCCCGGATGTCGTGCTCTTCCAGGAAATCAAATGCGAGACCGCCGCCTTCCCCGCCGCGGCGTTCGAGGAGCTCGGCTACCACGTCAATGCCGTCGGGCAGAAGGCCTACAACGGCGTCGCCTTGCTGTCCAAGACCCCGGCGGAGGATGTGCTGACCCGCCTGCCCGGCGAGCCGGAGGACGAGCAGGCCCGCTATGTCGAGGCCACCGTGTCCGGCGTGCGCATCGCCTCGCTCTACCTGCCCAACGGCAACCCGGTGCCGGGGGAGAAGTTCGCCTACAAGCTGCGCTGGATGGATCGGCTGTACGACCATGCCCGGACCCTGCTGGCCCAGGAAATCCCGGTGGTTCTGGGCGGCGATTACAACATCATCCCCGAGGCGCGCGACGTGTTCTCGCCGCAGGCCTTCGCCGGCGACGCCCTGTTCCGCCCGGAATCGCGGGCCAGGTTCCGCGCCCTGCTGAATCTCGGCCTGACCGAGGCCTACCGCGCCCTGCATGACGACGACCGCGCCTATACCTTCTGGGATTATCAGGCCGGTTGCTGGCCGCGCGACAACGGCCTGCGCATCGACCATTTCCTGCTGTCGCCGCAGGCCGCCGACCGTCTGGCCGGCTGCAGCATCGACCGCGGCCCGCGCGGTCTGGAAAAGGCGTCCGACCACACCCCGGTGGTGCTGGAGCTGCGCGACGCCTGACCGCGGCCTGTGGAATCCGCGAAACAACAGCATTTTGTTAAAACTCCCGCCATTAAGATGGCTGCGCGGCCGGCATGACAACCGGCCGCCATGGTCACAGCGGGAGCGAAGGGCGGCATGGCGTGGGGGCGCGACAATGGCCGGGAAGAGGTAAAGGGGCTGCTGGCGGCGCTTGAACGTCAGGCGACCGAGGCGTCACGGCTTGCCGACCGGGCCCAGCGCGACATGGGCGACGACCGTTTCTCCTCCTTCCTCGATTTCCGCCGCAAGGTGGAGGAAATCCGTGCCCTGTTCGTCCTGACCGAGGAGCGCCTGCAGGGCGTCGACGAGTCGCGCCTGAGCGACCTTCGCGCCGAGTTCGAGCGGATGGATCTGCTGCTGACCCGCATGCTGGTGCGGGCGATGCGCAACTATTTCTCCGGCATGCGGCAGGATCAGGTTCTGCCCATCGGCGCCCGCGAGCTGTTCGAACCGGAGCTGCGCAGCATCGACCAGACCCGCGCCCGCCTGCTTGGTCCGCGCTATGCCGACCGCGTGGCCCCGGATGTGCTGGACGATCTGGACGCAACGGCGGAGCTGATCCGCAAGACCATCGCCCGCGCCCCCAGCCTTCCCGACTTCTCCGACAGCCCCAGCCCCCCCAAACCGACCCGCCGCCTGCGCACCCTGGGCCGCCCGATCCGGAATTGACGGAGAAATCAACGCCGATCCACGCGCGGCACTTGACCCACCGAGGCGCATTCGCTACTCCCGTGGGCCGAAGGATGGGTGGCCGAGTGGTTTAAGGCTCCAGTCTTGAAAACTGGCGTAGGTGCAAGCCTACCGTGGGTTCGAATCCCACCCCATCCGCCATTCAAATCACGAATTCATCGCCAGACTGGGACGGACGAACCCGGCGCATGAGCAACGGGTTCGAACTCGTCTTGTATCAATCGACCATCAGGACGTCGGCAGAGTCGCAACTTTCGGCTTGCTTCCGGCTTGCACCAGGGCTTGGTGCAAATTCGCATCCTGAACCACCAACTGAACGGCATCCCGCAACGCAGCCGACAAGGCCGGGGCAGCCTGCTCACCCATCATGAGCATGACATCTTTGTTCACACCGACCGCCCGATAGCTTCGGCTGTAGACCAGAGTGCCGTCCTGACGCTTCGCCGTCAGGTCGAAGGCAACCTCAGCGACCGCTTCCGCCGTCCAGAAGCCGGGCTTGAAGTCGTTATAGAAGTTGGTGGTCTGCACGGTGATGGCGATTCCGCCGGGGCCGACGTTGAAGCCGAGAGACGCCAGTTCCGTCTGCACCGCCTGACTGACTTCGGCCACCACGTCGTTGGCAGCGGTGATCTTGGCCATCTCCATGCCGTAGCCGTTCTTCTTCGTCGACACGCGGTCACGGTTCGACACGCGGCCATCGGCTGCGGTAACGTTGATGGTTACGTCCTTGGCTCCCTGCACCACAGAAATATTGGCCGGGGCAGAGTATTTGACCGGAATGGCATCCTCGGTCAATGCACAACCGGACACCATTGCTGCAAGAAGTGCGCAGGTAACAAATTTAATCATTTTTACTCGATCCTACAGTATTTCAATCGACGACCTTGATGCCTTGAGGCCGCGCAATTTGATTCGGCAAGTGATCGGCAGGCAGAACGCGCTGGTAGGTTCCACTGGCCTGCACCATAACGCGCTCGGACGCGCTGAACACCCGGTCACCCGCCGCCTGCTCCTGTACGATGGTGATGGTTTTCCCGTTCGCGAGAGTGATGGTGTACTCGATCCCGACACGGTCGCTGGCGGCCTGCTCCGCCATGGCGCCGATTGCGGCTCCCACGAGAACGCCACCCAGAATCGCCGCGACGTTGCCGGACCCCTGTCCGACATTCGACATCGCCAAACCGCCTGCCGTCCCGCCGACGACCCCGCCAACGCCAGTGTTCTGCCCCCGAATGTCCACCTGGCGGGAGGCCACCACCGTGCCGAACTCGACAGTCGATGCACGACCAACATCTTGGAAGCTGTAGCGGCTTTGCCCCTGCGTGGCGCAACCGGTTAAGCTCGCCGCAAGGCATATGCTTGTGGCGACTGAAATCATTAGCTTTCGCATTGCGGCTCGATACCCCATTTCTGCGATAATGAAATCCAATACTCAACCGTAGAATGGCAGAGCGTGCTCCCGATGTCGATAGCAACGCCATCGCTCCAGGTCGCTCGCCGCACCATCGTCCGTTCGTCATCACCTTCGGCGGCACAGAACGAACTGCATACAATCATATGACCCCCACCCTTTTGCGCCTCCCCGATTGCTCTGTTAGCGTCCCGTTCGGGATAGGGGGAGGAGCAAACCATGGGACTCATCAGCTTTCTGAAGAAGACCGCCGCCGGCCATACCGACCGCCAGAAGCAGGCGCGCTACGACCGGGCGAACGCGCGCGCCAATGACTACATGGAGGTGGCGCAGTGGTATGCCGAGGAAGGCGACGGCAACCCGCGCATCCTGCAGAACTATCAGGAACTGTCGGCACTGCCCTTCCGCCAGGGGCATGCGGCGAAGCTGGTCGGCTATCGCAACGACATCACCCGCAAGCTGGGCCATGCCGCCCACATCGGCACCCGGCAGAACCCGTGGATCGCCGCCTTCCTGCGGCCGGACGACGGCACCGTCTATTGCGCCTATGTGCTGCTGCGCGACGACAACCAGCAGTTCGCGCTGATGAAGCCATACTGGTTCCTCTCCGGCAACGAGACGGAAGCCGGGTTCAAGCGGTCCGTGACCGGCGTCATCTGATCCATTCCGCAGGAAAGCCGCACACATGCCGAACATCGCCGATCTGGTCGCGAATCCTGAAAGCTTCCTCAAGAACAACCTGATCTGGATCCAGTATCAGTCCTACCAGCCCAACTACCGGGTCGGCGGGGTCAAGAGCTTCACGCTCAGCGACGACGGCATGACCTGCACGCGCAAGGGCACCGGCATCATCTCGCAATTCTCGACCAAGAATGTCGATGTCTGGTCGGTGCGCTACGACCAGGGCAACCGGCCGGGAAGCTGGAACGCCTACTGGTTGCCCTACGACCAGGATTTCAAGCATCTCATCGTGCTGGAGGACGAGGCCGACGTGATGTTCACGCCGACGATGGACGGCTGCTCCTTCGGCTTCAGCGACCATGGCGGCGGCACCTTCTCCGCTTCCCACGGCAATCTGCAGACCGCGGAGGGGCGGATCGACGAGGCCGGGCTGCGCCAGGGCATGCGCCTGCACGGCACCACCCTGCACAAGGCGCAATACATGAACGTGCCCGGCACCGACGCGGTGAAGGTCACGCTGGTGGGCGTGCGCAACGGCAAGACATGGCGCTTCTTCTACCAGCAGTACATCGACAACATGGGCGCCTTCACCCTGCTCAAGGTGGCGCAGGTCAAACGGTAGGACGGCCGCCGGTCCAGGCGGTAAGATATTCCATCACGCCGGCATAATATTGCCGTCCTGCGGCAATAAATTCCCATGCGGCACCCCGCGGCCACGGCCCGGCATCCACTGCGGCAGCGATAACGCCCTGCAATCCAACGAAAAAGTGCAAGGTTCCAGCATTGGCACACCCATTGCTACAAAAGCGTGCAGACATGATTGGGCACGGACGTGGCAACATGAGCATCTCCAGCGCAGGAACCTACAACGGCATCGCGGCTGCGGCATACAACCGCAAGATCGGCCGGCAAACCGACCAGGAGGCTCCGCCCTCATTCGCCGACACCATGGCCACCGCCAGTGGAAAGTCCGACCGGAGCGCTGACGCCGCTGCGGCCAAGCCCGATTTCACCCATATGACCCACAAGGGCATATTCGACTGGATGAACGAGAAAATTCGCAGCGGCGAGATGTCGTTCGACGAAAGCACGACCTATGTCAGCATGAGCGTCAGCAACATCGCCGGCAGCGACCGGTTGACGCTCGACAACGAGAGGCAGGTCGATTTCCTGCAAAGAACGAAAGACGGCATGGATTGGGCTCAGAAGCTCGGCAATGCCGATCTGTACAAGCGGCTGTCGACCGCATTGAAGACCATGCAGGATTACCAGGACAAGCCCGACGGCCTGTCGCTGAAGGCCTGACCACCGGCGGATTACCGCCGAAGACTCCCGGATGGCAAAAAGCATGTCGGACTGGCGTGGTGCCGCGCCCCTCCACTCCGGTTGGGTGGGCGATCCGACAACCAGTTCGCTTCCCGCCCAAGACAGCCCACCGCCGCCTTGCTACAGTCCTTGTCCCTCGGACCTGTCCCGACCAGTTTGATCCGCAAGACAGACCCTCCGGACCAGAGACCCAAAGCAGAGACAAGGCACATGGACAAAGGCACGCCGAAGGCCATCCGGCTTCAGGACTATCGCCCGCCGGCGCATCTGATCGACACGGTCGACCTGTTCGTCGACCTGGGCGAGGACGTCACCACCGTCCGCGCGGTGCTGGCGATCCGCCGCAATCCCGACCGGCCGGAGGCGGCGACGGAGCCGCTGTCGCTCGACGGGCAGAGGCTTGATCTGGTGTCGGTGGCGCTGGACGGCCGGACGCTGGGGCCCGACGACTACACCGTCACCCCCGATAACCTGATCGTGCTGCGGGTGCCGGACAGCTTCACCCTGGAAACCATCGTCCGCATCAAGCCGCAGGAGAACACCGCGCTGGAGGGGCTCTACAAGTCCTCCGGCAACTTCTGCACCCAATGCGAGGCGGAAGGCTTCCGCAAGATCACCTATTTCGCCGACCGGCCGGACGTGATGGCGCGCTACAGCACCACCATCACCGCCGACAAGGCGCGCTACCCGGTTCTGCTGTCGAACGGCAACCTCGCCGCCTCGGGAGATCTGGAGGGCGGGCGCCACTGGGCGCGCTGGGAGGACCCCTTCCCCAAGCCCTGCTACCTGTTCGCGCTGGTCGCCGGCAGCCTCGTCCATGGCGAGGACCGCTTCCGCACCGCGTCGGGCCGCGACGTGACGCTGCGCATCTATGTGGAGCCGGGGAACGAGGACAAGATCGACCACGCCATGCGCTCGCTGATCAAG
Above is a genomic segment from Azospirillum humicireducens containing:
- a CDS encoding SPOR domain-containing protein, whose product is MKYDGDVNYAANPYGMPPHQSANRRGLLALGFAVVGVVAFAGAAVVGLRGPARLSGDGPPLLTADPGPVKARPDQPGGLEVPHQDILAYERLRDHEGGRGQMVERLLPPPEVPLPRPVVTPQMPAVVPLPSVPSVGQLPPGATATVPRDSVAAAVAAAAPLAPPEPAPGLPALPAAPPTAQMPSAQLAPGAAGKPQQPAAVPAKPAAVPQQQVAAVKPPSAPPPQAQQQQNAAPSVGQLIAKLEAGSPPAAAPAKAAAQPAKTAPAVTGGSGGWRIQLASVRSEGEAAAEWRRIAGRHPDALGGLSMQVAKVELGDKGVFYRVQGAGADEARAKSVCAQLRAQNVGCVVVRP
- a CDS encoding deoxyguanosinetriphosphate triphosphohydrolase codes for the protein MMADCFHDRLAPYACNPADTRGRLVAEPESPTRSCFQRDRDRIVHSGAFRRLKHKTQVFVYHEGDYYRTRLTHSLEVAQIARSISRTLGLNEDLAEAVALAHDLGHTPFGHAGEEALNACMEPYGGFAHNDQTLRILTRLERRYAEFDGLNLTWEALEGVVKHNGPLLPLLPGHRLPTTIAAFQGDWDLELHTNPGAEAQVAALADDIAYNNHDIDDGLRAGLFTVDEVAELPLVGPLVREVCDRYPGLERSRLIHETVRRMINAMVVDLVTETRRRLAEHRPGSAAELRALPLAMVSFSDGMLEAQRPLRAFLRQRMYRHYRVNREMSKCKRVVRDLFQLFMDEPNTLPTEWQRDIAKNGGDADLAVRARHVADYIAGMTDRYALAEHDRLFDLHVKT
- a CDS encoding YajG family lipoprotein, which codes for MIKFVTCALLAAMVSGCALTEDAIPVKYSAPANISVVQGAKDVTINVTAADGRVSNRDRVSTKKNGYGMEMAKITAANDVVAEVSQAVQTELASLGFNVGPGGIAITVQTTNFYNDFKPGFWTAEAVAEVAFDLTAKRQDGTLVYSRSYRAVGVNKDVMLMMGEQAAPALSAALRDAVQLVVQDANLHQALVQAGSKPKVATLPTS
- the erpA gene encoding iron-sulfur cluster insertion protein ErpA, whose amino-acid sequence is MPDTALPTEARVLGVSESAARRVAFLIEQEGNPNLMLRLTVSGGGCSGFQYGFSFDETATDEDHVFEKDGTKVVTDDSSLDLLAGATLDYVEDLMGAAFQIKNPNATASCGCGNSFAV
- the argS gene encoding arginine--tRNA ligase, giving the protein MNIFKAFETDIRKLLEDLAAEGAIPAGLDSSRLTVEPPREASHGDLSTNAAMILAKPAKMAPRALAELLVAKLKGRADVASVEIAGPGFVNLRLTPDVWRDRIRDVLTAGTAYGDSELGGNAPVNVEYVSANPTGPLHAAHGRGAVFGDALAALLQKAGYAVTREYYINDAGAQVDVLGRSAFIRYREALGEQVGEIPAGLYPGEYLKEVGQALAERDGNRWVGTDESEWLPACRDFAIGMIMGWIREDLGALGVTMDVYSSERALVTAGAVQTALAALEERGLIYTGVLEPPKGKKPDDWEPRPQTLFKSSEFGDDVDRPLKKSDGSFTYFANDIAYHYDKYRRGAASLIDVLGADHGGYVKRMQAATRAISGGAAELDVKLCQLVHLMQNGQPVKMSKRAGTFVTLRDVIDQVGKDVVRFIMLTRRNDQTLDFDFAKVTEQSKDNPVFYVQYAHARCRSVLRHAATALPQLDQTPAALAAAANLARLDAEEEMALAKRMATWPRVVEAAAEAHEPHRIAFFLYDLASDFHALWNRGRDDASLRFLIEGDAELTTARLALIAAVATVIASGLTVMGVEPVEELRS
- the nagZ gene encoding beta-N-acetylhexosaminidase yields the protein MWGVWLSVPKSVGPDSASLRSVASATPADHPRAVVYGCAGLEVTPAEAAFFRDADPLGFILFRRNCDNRDQMRRLVDDLRASVGRPDAPVLIDQEGGRVARMRPPHWPAHPPMGVFGALAGRDAAAGREAAQEAAQEAAWINGRLLAHMLTEVGITVDCAPVCDVPVEGAHDIIGDRAFSRDPAVVIALARATADGLLAGGVLPVLKHIPGHGRAFADSHAELPVVEADRATLEATDFAPFRALADLPLAMVAHVVLKAIDPTAPASTSPIVVREVVRGPSIGFDGLLFSDDLSMNALQGDPRKRAEAVLAAGMDVVLHCNGDLDEMRSLLGAIPVLSVAAAERWARAEAMRHAPEPADIAALTNRLAELLGTAQT
- a CDS encoding exodeoxyribonuclease III, yielding MKIATWNVNSAKARLPLITDWLRATSPDVVLFQEIKCETAAFPAAAFEELGYHVNAVGQKAYNGVALLSKTPAEDVLTRLPGEPEDEQARYVEATVSGVRIASLYLPNGNPVPGEKFAYKLRWMDRLYDHARTLLAQEIPVVLGGDYNIIPEARDVFSPQAFAGDALFRPESRARFRALLNLGLTEAYRALHDDDRAYTFWDYQAGCWPRDNGLRIDHFLLSPQAADRLAGCSIDRGPRGLEKASDHTPVVLELRDA